A window of Rhodococcus sp. SGAir0479 contains these coding sequences:
- the cobO gene encoding cob(I)yrinic acid a,c-diamide adenosyltransferase: MPQGVPENVPADGLTTRQRRNQPVLAVHTGPGKGKSTAAFGMALRAWNQGFDIGVFQFVKSAKWKVGEEATFRALGELHESSGVGGPVSWHKMGEGWSWTRKHGTEEDHAAAALEGWREIARRLAAQTHRFYVLDEFTYPLKWGWVDTDEVVEVLRNRPGNQHVVVTGRDAPRALVAAADLVTEMTKIRHPMDAGRKGQRGIEW, encoded by the coding sequence ATGCCGCAGGGCGTACCCGAGAACGTGCCGGCCGACGGGCTCACCACCCGCCAGCGCCGCAACCAGCCGGTCCTCGCAGTCCACACCGGACCGGGGAAGGGTAAGTCGACCGCGGCCTTCGGCATGGCGCTGCGGGCCTGGAACCAGGGGTTCGACATCGGCGTGTTCCAGTTCGTCAAGAGCGCCAAGTGGAAGGTGGGCGAGGAGGCCACGTTCCGCGCGCTCGGCGAACTGCACGAGAGCAGTGGTGTCGGCGGCCCGGTGAGCTGGCACAAGATGGGCGAGGGCTGGTCGTGGACCCGCAAGCACGGGACCGAGGAGGACCATGCCGCCGCGGCCCTCGAAGGTTGGCGGGAGATCGCGCGGCGACTGGCCGCCCAGACGCACCGGTTCTACGTGCTCGACGAATTCACCTACCCGCTCAAGTGGGGCTGGGTGGACACCGACGAGGTGGTCGAGGTGCTGCGCAACCGGCCCGGCAACCAGCACGTGGTCGTCACCGGCCGGGATGCCCCCCGGGCGCTCGTCGCCGCGGCGGACCTGGTGACTGAGATGACCAAGATCAGGCATCCGATGGACGCGGGGCGCAAGGGCCAACGCGGGATCGAATGGTGA
- a CDS encoding VWA domain-containing protein yields the protein MRHSHQPTPEPSGFPFSAIVGQDRLRLALILCAVHPAIGGVLVRGEKGTAKSTVVRALTALLPEVEAAGERRRARLVELPVGATEDRVVGSIDLEKVLRDGERAFQPGLLADAHQGVLYVDEVNLLHDHLVDVLLDAAAMGRVHVERDGVSHSHPARFVLVGTMNPEEGELRPQLLDRFGLAVDVAASREVDVRMQVVRRRLDYERDPDGFAARYAEADADLARRIAAARAAVEAVELSDTELRRIASVCASFDVEGMRADLVLARTATAHAAWRGADAVTEEDVRIAAELTLPHRRRRDPFDEPGLDPEQLDDAMDQADADARAHEDPEPDPDGPGPGGPGGETPDQAPDAPKNTSSEQDSSEPGARPGGERAAGAPGPQFRARLLEIPGVGDGAPGRRSRARSSRGRAVRATTGRGNGVHLVSTLFAAAEHQVDRGRVGGPMILAPSDVRGAVREGREGNLVLFVVDASGSMAARDRLSAVTGAVVSLLRDAYQRRDKVAVITVRGTAAELVLPPTASVDVAVRRLRSMRTGGRTPLAEGFLRARDVVLRERVRDPRRRPLVVSLTDGRATGGPDAVSRARRAAHLLAETGAGSIVVDCETGMVRLGLAAELARALHGGHVRLAELSAQQVAGVVRAAA from the coding sequence TTGCGTCACAGTCATCAGCCCACACCCGAACCGTCGGGGTTTCCGTTCAGTGCGATCGTCGGTCAGGATCGGCTCCGGCTGGCGCTGATCCTGTGCGCCGTCCACCCCGCGATCGGCGGCGTGCTGGTGCGGGGCGAGAAGGGCACCGCGAAGTCCACCGTCGTCCGGGCGCTCACCGCGCTGCTGCCGGAGGTGGAGGCCGCCGGCGAGCGGCGGCGGGCCCGGCTCGTCGAGCTGCCCGTGGGTGCGACCGAGGACCGGGTGGTCGGCTCGATCGACCTCGAGAAGGTGCTCCGCGACGGCGAACGCGCCTTCCAGCCCGGACTGCTGGCCGACGCGCACCAGGGCGTGCTCTACGTCGACGAGGTCAACCTGCTGCACGACCATCTCGTCGACGTCCTGCTCGACGCCGCCGCGATGGGGCGTGTGCACGTCGAACGTGACGGTGTCTCGCATTCGCACCCGGCGCGATTCGTGCTCGTCGGCACCATGAACCCCGAGGAGGGCGAACTGCGCCCGCAGCTGCTGGACCGCTTCGGGTTGGCCGTCGACGTCGCCGCCTCCCGGGAGGTGGACGTGCGCATGCAGGTGGTCCGTCGGCGCCTCGACTACGAGCGCGACCCCGACGGTTTCGCGGCCCGGTACGCCGAGGCCGACGCCGACCTGGCCCGCCGCATCGCCGCCGCCCGCGCCGCCGTCGAGGCGGTGGAGCTGTCCGACACCGAGCTGCGCCGAATCGCGTCGGTGTGCGCGTCGTTCGACGTCGAGGGCATGCGCGCCGACCTGGTGCTGGCGCGCACCGCCACCGCACACGCCGCGTGGCGCGGCGCGGACGCGGTCACCGAGGAGGACGTTCGCATCGCCGCGGAACTGACGCTGCCGCACCGCCGTCGGCGCGATCCCTTCGACGAACCCGGCCTCGACCCCGAGCAGCTCGACGACGCGATGGACCAGGCCGACGCCGACGCCCGCGCCCACGAGGACCCCGAACCCGACCCCGACGGTCCCGGTCCGGGCGGGCCCGGCGGCGAAACCCCCGACCAGGCACCCGACGCGCCGAAAAACACCTCATCCGAGCAGGATTCGTCCGAACCGGGTGCACGGCCCGGCGGCGAACGGGCCGCCGGAGCGCCGGGGCCGCAGTTCCGGGCCCGGCTGCTCGAGATCCCCGGTGTCGGTGACGGCGCCCCCGGCCGGCGCTCGCGGGCCCGGTCGAGCCGCGGCCGCGCGGTCCGGGCGACGACCGGGCGCGGCAACGGGGTGCACCTGGTGAGCACGTTGTTCGCCGCGGCCGAGCACCAGGTCGACCGGGGCCGGGTCGGCGGCCCGATGATCCTGGCGCCCAGCGACGTTCGGGGTGCGGTCCGGGAGGGGCGGGAGGGCAACCTGGTGCTGTTCGTCGTCGACGCGTCCGGTTCGATGGCCGCGCGCGACCGCCTGTCCGCGGTGACCGGGGCCGTCGTCTCGCTGCTGCGCGACGCCTACCAGCGCCGCGACAAGGTCGCGGTGATCACCGTGCGCGGCACCGCTGCCGAGCTGGTGTTGCCGCCCACGGCGTCGGTGGACGTCGCGGTGCGCCGCCTGCGGTCCATGCGGACCGGTGGACGCACACCGCTCGCCGAGGGATTCCTGCGCGCCCGGGACGTCGTGCTGCGCGAGCGGGTGCGCGATCCGCGTCGGCGCCCCCTCGTCGTGTCGCTCACCGACGGCCGCGCGACCGGGGGACCGGACGCCGTGTCACGCGCCAGGCGGGCGGCGCACCTGCTCGCCGAGACCGGTGCGGGCTCCATCGTCGTCGACTGCGAGACCGGGATGGTCCGGCTGGGCCTGGCCGCCGAACTGGCCCGGGCGTTGCACGGCGGCCACGTGCGCCTCGCGGAGCTGTCCGCCCAGCAGGTCGCCGGCGTCGTCCGCGCGGCTGCCTGA